A stretch of Gorilla gorilla gorilla isolate KB3781 chromosome 9, NHGRI_mGorGor1-v2.1_pri, whole genome shotgun sequence DNA encodes these proteins:
- the PHLDB1 gene encoding pleckstrin homology-like domain family B member 1 isoform X1, translated as MCAWRAKAAAERTPARPGGPLATAMHRLGRGRGRPPGTQELWSLRTMDAVNRNQTGPGCKTQTVVQKGPLDLIETGKGLKVQTDKPHLVSLGSGRLSTAITLLPLEEGRTVIGSAARDISLQGPGLAPEHCYIENLRGTLTLYPCGNACTIDGLPVRQPTRLTQGCMLCLGQSTFLRFNHPAEAKWMKSMIPTGGRAPGPPYSPVPAESESLVNGNHTPQTATRGPSACASHSSLVSSIEKDLQEIMDSLVLEEPGAAGKKPAATSPLSPMANGGRYLLSPPTSPGAMSVGSSYENTSPAFSPLSSPASSGSCASHSPSGQEPGPSVPPLVPARSSSYHLALQPPQSRPSGARSESPRLSRKGGHERPPSPGLRGLLTDSPAATVLAEARRATESPRLGGQLPVVAISLSEYPASGALSQPTSIPGSPKFQPPVPAPRNKIGTLQDRPPSPFREPPGSERVLTTSPSRQLVGRTFSDGLATRTLQPPESPRLGRRGLDSMRELPPLSPSLSRRALSPLPTRTTPDPKLNREVAESPRPRRWAAHGASPEDFSLTLGARGRRTRSPSPTLGESLAPRKGSFSGRLSPAYSLGSLTGASPCQSPCVQRKLSSGDLRVPVTRERKNSITEISDNEDDLLEYHRRQRQERLREQEMERLERQRLETILNLCAEYSRADGGPEAGELPSIGEATAALALAGRRPSRGLAGASGRSSEEPGVATQRLWESMERSDEENLKEECSSTESTQQEHEDAPSTKLQGEVLALEEERAQVLGRVEQLKVRVKELEQQLQESAREAEMERALLQGEREAERALLQKEQKAVDQLQEKLVALETGIQKERDKERAELAAGRRHLEARQALYAELQTQLDNCPESVREQLQEQLRREAEALETETKLFEDLEFQQLERESRVEEERELAGQGLLRSKAELLRSIAKRKERLAVLDSQAGQIRAQAVQESERLARDKNASLQLLQKEKEKLTVLERRYHSLTGGRPFPKTTSTLKEAELLISESSEMGLGTKALGLFPGSSQAGASSVSLTPPASTLLCPKAQEYVMLEQLKVMRGTSPMPPAPVPGLPPWASASRDLVPTTCLPPMLPSSSFASITPSPKMEKLLLPAVDLEQWYQELMAGLGTGPAAASPHSSPPPLPAKASRQLQVYRTKMDGEATSPLPRTRSGPLPSSSGSSSSSSQLSVATLGRSPSPKSALLTQNGTGSLPRNLAATLQDIETKRQLALQQKVESLPAEPLPTDDPAGQQVIEEQRRRLAELKQKAAAEAQCQWDALHGAAPFPAGPSGFPPLMHHSILHHLPAGRERGEEGEHAYDTLSLESSDSMETSISTGGNSACSPDNMSSASGLDMGKIEEMEKMLKEAHAEKNRLMESREREMELRRQALEEERRRREQVERRLQSESARRQQLVEKEVKMREKQFSQARPLTRYLPIRKEDFDLKTHIESSGHGVDTCLHVVLSSKVCRGYLVKMGGKIKSWKKRWFVFDRLKRTLSYYVDKHETKLKGVIYFQAIEEVYYDHLRSAAKKRFFRFTMVTESPNPALTFCVKTHDRLYYMVAPSAEAMRIWMDVIVTGAEGYTQFMN; from the exons GGAGGACGGTGATTGGCTCTGCAGCCAGAGACATCTCACTACAGGGCCCAGGCCTGGCTCCAGAGCACTGCTACATCGAGAACCTGCGGGGCACCCTCACCCTCTACCCCTGTGGCAATGCCTGCACTATTGATGGGCTCCCTGTCCGGCAGCCCACCCGGCTCACTCAGG GCTGCATGTTGTGCCTGGGTCAGTCCACCTTCCTTCGCTTTAACCACCCGGCTGAAGCCAAGTGGATGAAAAGCATGATTCCAACAGGGGGCCGAGCCCCTGGGCCCCCCTACAGCCCTGTTCCTG CAGAATCAGAAAGTCTGGTAAATGGGAACCACACCCCACAGACTGCAACACGGGGACCCTCTGCCTGTGCCAGCCACAGTTCCCTGGTGAGCTCTATTGAGAAGGACCTGCAAGAGATCATGGACTCACTGGTGCTAGAGGAGCCTGGAGCTGCTGGCAAGAAGCCTGCCGCAACCTCTCCACTGTCGCCGATGGCTAACGGTGGGCGCTACCTGCTGTCTCCCCCAACCAGCCCCGGCGCCATGTCTGTGGGCTCCAGCTATGAGAACACCTCTCCAGCCTTCTCTCCACTCTCTTCACCAGCCAGCAGTGGAAGCTGTGCCAGTCACTCACCCAGTGGGCAAGAGCCAGGACCTTCTGTGCCCCCGCTGGTACCTGCCCGTTCCTCCAGCTACCATCTGGCCCTACAGCCCCCACAGTCCCGCCCAAGTGGTGCTCGCTCCGAGAGTCCTCGGCTGAGCAGGAAAGGGGGCCATGAGAGGcctcccagccctggcctccGGGGTCTGCTGACAGACAGCCCTGCAGCTACTGTCTTGGCGGAGGCCCGGAGAGCCACTGAGAGCCCCCGGCTGGGTGGGCAGCTGCCTGTGGTGGCCATCAGCCTGAGTGAATACCCAGCTTCTGGTGCTCTCAGTCAACCCACCAGCATTCCTGGCAGCCCCAAGTTTCAGCCTCCAGTCCCTGCTCCCCGAAACAAGATTGGCACACTCCAGGACCGCCCTCCCAGCCCTTTCCGTGAGCCTCCAGGCAGTGAGCGGGTGCTAACAACCAGCCCCTCACGCCAACTGGTGGGCCGAACATTTTCAGATGGGTTAGCCACCCGTACCCTGCAGCCTCCTGAGAGTCCCCGCCTGGGCCGGCGGGGCCTGGACAGTATGCGAGAACTACCCCCCTTAAGTCCGTCTCTGTCCCGGCGAGCTCTCTCCCCCCTGCCCACCCGGACCACCCCAGATCCCAAGCTAAACAGGGAAGTGGCAGAGAGTCCTCGGCCCCGGCGCTGGGCAGCCCATGGGGCTTCACCAGAGGACTTCTCCCTGACGCTGGGGGCACGGGGCCGTAGGACACGGAGCCCCTCACCCACACTGGGTGAGTCTCTGGCACCCCGCAAGGGCAGCTTCAGTGGCAGGCTGAGCCCAGCCTACAGTCTGGGCTCTCTTACTGGGGCTTCACCCTGCCAGAGTCCCTGTGTCCAGAGGAAGCTCTCCAGCGGGGACTTGCGGGTGCCTGTCACAAGGGAGCGGAAAAATAGCATCACAGAGATCAGTGACAATGAGGACGACCTCCTGGAGTACCACCGGCGACAGCGCCAAGAGCGGCTCCGGGAGCAGGAGATGGAGAGGCTG GAACGCCAGCGCCTGGAGACCATCCTGAACCTGTGTGCCGAATACAGCCGGGCTGATGGGGGACCTGAGGCTGGGGAGCTTCCCAGCATTGGGGAGGCCACCGCAGCATTGGCACTGGCAGGCAGGAGGCCCTCACGAGGCCTTGCAGGGGCCTCTGGGCGGAGCAGCGAGGAGCCTGGAGTTGCCACCCAACGCCTATGGGAGAGTATGGAGCGCTCAGATGAGGAAAATCTCAAGGAGGAGTGCAGCAGCACTGAGAGCACCCAGCAGGAG CACGAAGATGCACCTAGCACCAAGCTCCAGGGAGAGGTGCTAGCCTTGGAAGAAGAGCGGGCTCAGGTGCTGGGGCGCGTGGAGCAGCTCAAGGTCCGTGTGAAGGAGCTAGAGCAGCAGCTGCAGGAGTCAGCCCGAGAG GCCGAAATGGAGCGGGCACTgctgcagggagagagggaggcagagcgGGCACTGCTGCAGAAGGAGCAGAAGGCAGTGGATCAGCTGCAGGAGAAGCTGGTGGCCTTGGAGACAGGCATCCAGAAGGAGAGGGACAAG GAGAGGGCGGAGCTGGCCGCGGGACGGAGGCACCTGGAGGCCCGCCAGGCGCTCTACGCCGAGCTCCAGACGCAGCTCGATAACTGCCCCGAGTCAGTGCGGGAACAGTTACAGGAGCAGCTAAGAAGG GAGGCAGAGGCCTTGGAGACTGAGACAAAGCTCTTTGAGGACTTGGAGTTCCAGCAGTTGGAGCGGGAGAGCCGCGTGGAGGAGGAGCGCGAGCTGGCCGGCCAGGGGCTGCTCCGGAGCAAGGCTGAGCTGCTCCGCAGCATCGCCAAGAGGAAG GAGCGCCTGGCCGTCCTGGACAGTCAGGCTGGGCAGATCCGGGCTCAGGCCGTGCAGGAGTCAGAACGCCTGGCCCGGGACAAGAATGCCTCCTTACAGCTGCTGCAAAAG GAGAAGGAGAAGCTGACTGTGCTGGAAAGGAGATACCACTCACTCACAGGGGGCAGGCCTTTCCCGAAGACCACATCGACCCTCAAAGAG GCCGAGCTGCTCATCTCCGAGTCCTCAGAGATGGGGCTGGGGACTAAGGCTCTGGGCCTTTTCCCAGGGTCTTCTCAGGCTGGGGCCTCCTCTGTCTCTTTAACCCCACCTGCTTCCACTCTTCTctgccccaaagcacaagag TACGTGATGCTTGAGCAGCTAAAGGTGATGCGGGGCACCTCGCCCATGCCCCCAGCACCTGTGCCAGGCCTTCCTCCCtgggcctccgcctcccgggaccTGGTTCCCACCACCTGCCTTCCTCCCATGCTGCCCTCCTCCTCGTTCGCTTCCATCACGCCTTCACCTAAG ATGGAGAAGCTGCTGCTCCCTGCTGTAGACTTAGAGCAGTGGTACCAGGAGCTGATGGCCGGGCTGGGGACTGGCCCCGCTGCAGCCTCCCCTCACTCTTCTCCCCCGCCTCTGCCCGCCAAAGCTTCCCGTCAGCTGCAG GTTTACCGCACCAAGATGGATGGCGAGGCCACCAGCCCCCTTCCCCGGACCCGCAGcggccccctcccctcctcctctggctcttcctcctcctcctcccagctcaGCGTGGCTACCCTGGGGCGTAGCCCCTCCCCAAAG AGCGCTCTACTCACCCAGAATGGCACGGGCAGCCTTCCTCGCAACCTGGCAGCCACACTGCAGGACATCGAGACCAAGCGCCAACTAGCTCTGCAGCAGAAGG TCGAGTCGCTTCCCGCCGAGCCCCTCCCAACCGACGACCCAGCAG GACAACAGGTGATTGAAGAGCAGCGGCGGCGACTGGCTGAGCTGAAGCAGAAAGCGGCAGCTGAGGCACAGTGCCAGTGGGATGCCCTTCACGGGGCAGCACCCTTCCCAGCGGGCCCCTCGGGCTTCCCCCCTCTCATGCACCACTCTATCCTACACCACCTGCCTGCGGGGCGGGAGCGTGGGGAGGAGGGTGAGCACGCCTACGATACGCTGAGTCTGGAGAGCTCTGACAGCATGGAGACCAGCATCTCCACCGGGGGCAACTCCGCCTGCTCCCCTGACAACATGTCCAG cGCGAGTGGTCTGGACATGGGGAAGATCGAGGAGATGGAGAAGATGCTGAAAGAGGCTCACGCAGAGAAGAACCGGCTCATGGAGTCGAGG GAGCGGGAGATGGAGCTGCGGCGGCAGGCCCTGGAGGAGGAGCGGCGGAGGCGTGAGCAGGTAGAACGGAGGCTGCAGAGTGAGAGTGCCCGGAGGCAGCAGCTGGTCGAGAAGGAGGTCAAGATGCGGGAGAAACAATTTTCCCAG GCACGACCCCTGACCCGCTACCTGCCAATCCGGAAGGAGGACTTTGACCTGAAGACACATATTGAGTCATCAGGCCATGGTGTTGATACCTGCCTGCACGTGGTGCTCAGCAGCAAG GTCTGCCGTGGCTACTTGGTCAAGATGGGCGGCAAGATTAAATCATGGAAGAAGCGCTGGTTTGTCTTCGACCGGCTCAAGCGCACCCTTTCCTATTATGTGG ACAAGCATGAGACGAAGCTGAAGGGAGTCATCTATTTCCAGGCCATTGAGGAAGTGTACTACGACCACTTGCGCAGTGCAGCCAAG aaGAGGTTTTTCCGCTTCACTATGGTGACTGAG AGCCCGAACCCAGCCCTCACCTTCTGCGTAAAGACCCATGACCGGCTGTACTACATGGTGGCCCCATCTGCAGAGGCCATGCGTATCTGGATGGATGTCATTGTCACAGGGGCTGAGGGCTACACTCAGTTCATGAACTAA
- the PHLDB1 gene encoding pleckstrin homology-like domain family B member 1 isoform X9, whose translation MCAWRAKAAAERTPARPGGPLATAMHRLGRGRGRPPGTQELWSLRTMDAVNRNQTGPGCKTQTVVQKGPLDLIETGKGLKVQTDKPHLVSLGSGRLSTAITLLPLEEGRTVIGSAARDISLQGPGLAPEHCYIENLRGTLTLYPCGNACTIDGLPVRQPTRLTQGCMLCLGQSTFLRFNHPAEAKWMKSMIPTGGRAPGPPYSPVPAESESLVNGNHTPQTATRGPSACASHSSLVSSIEKDLQEIMDSLVLEEPGAAGKKPAATSPLSPMANGGRYLLSPPTSPGAMSVGSSYENTSPAFSPLSSPASSGSCASHSPSGQEPGPSVPPLVPARSSSYHLALQPPQSRPSGARSESPRLSRKGGHERPPSPGLRGLLTDSPAATVLAEARRATESPRLGGQLPVVAISLSEYPASGALSQPTSIPGSPKFQPPVPAPRNKIGTLQDRPPSPFREPPGSERVLTTSPSRQLVGRTFSDGLATRTLQPPESPRLGRRGLDSMRELPPLSPSLSRRALSPLPTRTTPDPKLNREVAESPRPRRWAAHGASPEDFSLTLGARGRRTRSPSPTLGESLAPRKGSFSGRLSPAYSLGSLTGASPCQSPCVQRKLSSGDLRVPVTRERKNSITEISDNEDDLLEYHRRQRQERLREQEMERLERQRLETILNLCAEYSRADGGPEAGELPSIGEATAALALAGRRPSRGLAGASGRSSEEPGVATQRLWESMERSDEENLKEECSSTESTQQEHEDAPSTKLQGEVLALEEERAQVLGRVEQLKVRVKELEQQLQESAREAEMERALLQGEREAERALLQKEQKAVDQLQEKLVALETGIQKERDKERAELAAGRRHLEARQALYAELQTQLDNCPESVREQLQEQLRREAEALETETKLFEDLEFQQLERESRVEEERELAGQGLLRSKAELLRSIAKRKERLAVLDSQAGQIRAQAVQESERLARDKNASLQLLQKEKEKLTVLERRYHSLTGGRPFPKTTSTLKEYVMLEQLKVMRGTSPMPPAPVPGLPPWASASRDLVPTTCLPPMLPSSSFASITPSPKMEKLLLPAVDLEQWYQELMAGLGTGPAAASPHSSPPPLPAKASRQLQVYRTKMDGEATSPLPRTRSGPLPSSSGSSSSSSQLSVATLGRSPSPKSALLTQNGTGSLPRNLAATLQDIETKRQLALQQKVESLPAEPLPTDDPAGQQVIEEQRRRLAELKQKAAAEAQCQWDALHGAAPFPAGPSGFPPLMHHSILHHLPAGRERGEEGEHAYDTLSLESSDSMETSISTGGNSACSPDNMSSASGLDMGKIEEMEKMLKEAHAEKNRLMESREREMELRRQALEEERRRREQVERRLQSESARRQQLVEKEVKMREKQFSQARPLTRYLPIRKEDFDLKTHIESSGHGVDTCLHVVLSSKVCRGYLVKMGGKIKSWKKRWFVFDRLKRTLSYYVDKHETKLKGVIYFQAIEEVYYDHLRSAAKKRFFRFTMVTESPNPALTFCVKTHDRLYYMVAPSAEAMRIWMDVIVTGAEGYTQFMN comes from the exons GGAGGACGGTGATTGGCTCTGCAGCCAGAGACATCTCACTACAGGGCCCAGGCCTGGCTCCAGAGCACTGCTACATCGAGAACCTGCGGGGCACCCTCACCCTCTACCCCTGTGGCAATGCCTGCACTATTGATGGGCTCCCTGTCCGGCAGCCCACCCGGCTCACTCAGG GCTGCATGTTGTGCCTGGGTCAGTCCACCTTCCTTCGCTTTAACCACCCGGCTGAAGCCAAGTGGATGAAAAGCATGATTCCAACAGGGGGCCGAGCCCCTGGGCCCCCCTACAGCCCTGTTCCTG CAGAATCAGAAAGTCTGGTAAATGGGAACCACACCCCACAGACTGCAACACGGGGACCCTCTGCCTGTGCCAGCCACAGTTCCCTGGTGAGCTCTATTGAGAAGGACCTGCAAGAGATCATGGACTCACTGGTGCTAGAGGAGCCTGGAGCTGCTGGCAAGAAGCCTGCCGCAACCTCTCCACTGTCGCCGATGGCTAACGGTGGGCGCTACCTGCTGTCTCCCCCAACCAGCCCCGGCGCCATGTCTGTGGGCTCCAGCTATGAGAACACCTCTCCAGCCTTCTCTCCACTCTCTTCACCAGCCAGCAGTGGAAGCTGTGCCAGTCACTCACCCAGTGGGCAAGAGCCAGGACCTTCTGTGCCCCCGCTGGTACCTGCCCGTTCCTCCAGCTACCATCTGGCCCTACAGCCCCCACAGTCCCGCCCAAGTGGTGCTCGCTCCGAGAGTCCTCGGCTGAGCAGGAAAGGGGGCCATGAGAGGcctcccagccctggcctccGGGGTCTGCTGACAGACAGCCCTGCAGCTACTGTCTTGGCGGAGGCCCGGAGAGCCACTGAGAGCCCCCGGCTGGGTGGGCAGCTGCCTGTGGTGGCCATCAGCCTGAGTGAATACCCAGCTTCTGGTGCTCTCAGTCAACCCACCAGCATTCCTGGCAGCCCCAAGTTTCAGCCTCCAGTCCCTGCTCCCCGAAACAAGATTGGCACACTCCAGGACCGCCCTCCCAGCCCTTTCCGTGAGCCTCCAGGCAGTGAGCGGGTGCTAACAACCAGCCCCTCACGCCAACTGGTGGGCCGAACATTTTCAGATGGGTTAGCCACCCGTACCCTGCAGCCTCCTGAGAGTCCCCGCCTGGGCCGGCGGGGCCTGGACAGTATGCGAGAACTACCCCCCTTAAGTCCGTCTCTGTCCCGGCGAGCTCTCTCCCCCCTGCCCACCCGGACCACCCCAGATCCCAAGCTAAACAGGGAAGTGGCAGAGAGTCCTCGGCCCCGGCGCTGGGCAGCCCATGGGGCTTCACCAGAGGACTTCTCCCTGACGCTGGGGGCACGGGGCCGTAGGACACGGAGCCCCTCACCCACACTGGGTGAGTCTCTGGCACCCCGCAAGGGCAGCTTCAGTGGCAGGCTGAGCCCAGCCTACAGTCTGGGCTCTCTTACTGGGGCTTCACCCTGCCAGAGTCCCTGTGTCCAGAGGAAGCTCTCCAGCGGGGACTTGCGGGTGCCTGTCACAAGGGAGCGGAAAAATAGCATCACAGAGATCAGTGACAATGAGGACGACCTCCTGGAGTACCACCGGCGACAGCGCCAAGAGCGGCTCCGGGAGCAGGAGATGGAGAGGCTG GAACGCCAGCGCCTGGAGACCATCCTGAACCTGTGTGCCGAATACAGCCGGGCTGATGGGGGACCTGAGGCTGGGGAGCTTCCCAGCATTGGGGAGGCCACCGCAGCATTGGCACTGGCAGGCAGGAGGCCCTCACGAGGCCTTGCAGGGGCCTCTGGGCGGAGCAGCGAGGAGCCTGGAGTTGCCACCCAACGCCTATGGGAGAGTATGGAGCGCTCAGATGAGGAAAATCTCAAGGAGGAGTGCAGCAGCACTGAGAGCACCCAGCAGGAG CACGAAGATGCACCTAGCACCAAGCTCCAGGGAGAGGTGCTAGCCTTGGAAGAAGAGCGGGCTCAGGTGCTGGGGCGCGTGGAGCAGCTCAAGGTCCGTGTGAAGGAGCTAGAGCAGCAGCTGCAGGAGTCAGCCCGAGAG GCCGAAATGGAGCGGGCACTgctgcagggagagagggaggcagagcgGGCACTGCTGCAGAAGGAGCAGAAGGCAGTGGATCAGCTGCAGGAGAAGCTGGTGGCCTTGGAGACAGGCATCCAGAAGGAGAGGGACAAG GAGAGGGCGGAGCTGGCCGCGGGACGGAGGCACCTGGAGGCCCGCCAGGCGCTCTACGCCGAGCTCCAGACGCAGCTCGATAACTGCCCCGAGTCAGTGCGGGAACAGTTACAGGAGCAGCTAAGAAGG GAGGCAGAGGCCTTGGAGACTGAGACAAAGCTCTTTGAGGACTTGGAGTTCCAGCAGTTGGAGCGGGAGAGCCGCGTGGAGGAGGAGCGCGAGCTGGCCGGCCAGGGGCTGCTCCGGAGCAAGGCTGAGCTGCTCCGCAGCATCGCCAAGAGGAAG GAGCGCCTGGCCGTCCTGGACAGTCAGGCTGGGCAGATCCGGGCTCAGGCCGTGCAGGAGTCAGAACGCCTGGCCCGGGACAAGAATGCCTCCTTACAGCTGCTGCAAAAG GAGAAGGAGAAGCTGACTGTGCTGGAAAGGAGATACCACTCACTCACAGGGGGCAGGCCTTTCCCGAAGACCACATCGACCCTCAAAGAG TACGTGATGCTTGAGCAGCTAAAGGTGATGCGGGGCACCTCGCCCATGCCCCCAGCACCTGTGCCAGGCCTTCCTCCCtgggcctccgcctcccgggaccTGGTTCCCACCACCTGCCTTCCTCCCATGCTGCCCTCCTCCTCGTTCGCTTCCATCACGCCTTCACCTAAG ATGGAGAAGCTGCTGCTCCCTGCTGTAGACTTAGAGCAGTGGTACCAGGAGCTGATGGCCGGGCTGGGGACTGGCCCCGCTGCAGCCTCCCCTCACTCTTCTCCCCCGCCTCTGCCCGCCAAAGCTTCCCGTCAGCTGCAG GTTTACCGCACCAAGATGGATGGCGAGGCCACCAGCCCCCTTCCCCGGACCCGCAGcggccccctcccctcctcctctggctcttcctcctcctcctcccagctcaGCGTGGCTACCCTGGGGCGTAGCCCCTCCCCAAAG AGCGCTCTACTCACCCAGAATGGCACGGGCAGCCTTCCTCGCAACCTGGCAGCCACACTGCAGGACATCGAGACCAAGCGCCAACTAGCTCTGCAGCAGAAGG TCGAGTCGCTTCCCGCCGAGCCCCTCCCAACCGACGACCCAGCAG GACAACAGGTGATTGAAGAGCAGCGGCGGCGACTGGCTGAGCTGAAGCAGAAAGCGGCAGCTGAGGCACAGTGCCAGTGGGATGCCCTTCACGGGGCAGCACCCTTCCCAGCGGGCCCCTCGGGCTTCCCCCCTCTCATGCACCACTCTATCCTACACCACCTGCCTGCGGGGCGGGAGCGTGGGGAGGAGGGTGAGCACGCCTACGATACGCTGAGTCTGGAGAGCTCTGACAGCATGGAGACCAGCATCTCCACCGGGGGCAACTCCGCCTGCTCCCCTGACAACATGTCCAG cGCGAGTGGTCTGGACATGGGGAAGATCGAGGAGATGGAGAAGATGCTGAAAGAGGCTCACGCAGAGAAGAACCGGCTCATGGAGTCGAGG GAGCGGGAGATGGAGCTGCGGCGGCAGGCCCTGGAGGAGGAGCGGCGGAGGCGTGAGCAGGTAGAACGGAGGCTGCAGAGTGAGAGTGCCCGGAGGCAGCAGCTGGTCGAGAAGGAGGTCAAGATGCGGGAGAAACAATTTTCCCAG GCACGACCCCTGACCCGCTACCTGCCAATCCGGAAGGAGGACTTTGACCTGAAGACACATATTGAGTCATCAGGCCATGGTGTTGATACCTGCCTGCACGTGGTGCTCAGCAGCAAG GTCTGCCGTGGCTACTTGGTCAAGATGGGCGGCAAGATTAAATCATGGAAGAAGCGCTGGTTTGTCTTCGACCGGCTCAAGCGCACCCTTTCCTATTATGTGG ACAAGCATGAGACGAAGCTGAAGGGAGTCATCTATTTCCAGGCCATTGAGGAAGTGTACTACGACCACTTGCGCAGTGCAGCCAAG aaGAGGTTTTTCCGCTTCACTATGGTGACTGAG AGCCCGAACCCAGCCCTCACCTTCTGCGTAAAGACCCATGACCGGCTGTACTACATGGTGGCCCCATCTGCAGAGGCCATGCGTATCTGGATGGATGTCATTGTCACAGGGGCTGAGGGCTACACTCAGTTCATGAACTAA